In Anser cygnoides isolate HZ-2024a breed goose chromosome Z, Taihu_goose_T2T_genome, whole genome shotgun sequence, a genomic segment contains:
- the NSA2 gene encoding ribosome biogenesis protein NSA2 homolog has protein sequence MPQNEYIELHRKRYGYRLDYHEKKRKKEGREAHERSRKAKKMIGLKAKLYHKQRHAEKIQMKKTIKMHEKRKTKEKNDEKTPKGAVPAYLLDREGQSRAKVLSNMIKQKRKEKAGKWEVPVPKVRAQGETEVLKVIRTGKRKKKAWKRMVTKVCFVGDGFTRKPPKYERFIRPMGLRFKKAHVTHPELKATFCLPILGVKKNPSSPLYTTLGVITKGTVIEVNVSELGLVTQGGKVIWGKYAQVTNNPENDGCINAVLLV, from the exons ATG CCGCAGAACGAGTACATCGAGCTGCACCGCAAGCGGTATGGGTACCGCCTGGACTACCatgagaagaagaggaagaaggagggcCGGGAGGCCCACGAGCGGTCCAGGAAGGCCAAGAAGATGATCGGGCTGAAGGCCAAGCTCTACCACAAGCAGCGGCATGCCGAGAAGATCCAGATGAAGAAGAC cattaaaatgcatgaaaagagaaagacaaaggaaaagaatgatGAAAAAACACCTAAAGGAGCTGTACCAGCATACCTGCTGGACAGAGAAGGCCAGTCACGGGCTAAGGTTCTCTCTAACATGatcaaacagaagagaaaagagaaagcg GGGAAATGGGAGGTTCCTGTGCCAAAGGTCCGTGCACAGGgagaaacagaagttttaaaagttattcgtacagggaagagaaagaagaaggcCTGGAAGAGAATGGTTacaaaagtttgttttgttggaGATGGCTTTACTAGGAAACCTCCTAAATATGAACGATTCATTCGACCAATG GGCTTACGTTTCAAGAAGGCACATGTGACACATCCTGAACTTAAAGCTACTTTTTGCCTGCCTATCCTTGGTGTAAAGAAGAATCCGTCTTCTCCTTTGTATACAACGTTGGGGGTAATTACCAAAGGTACTGTCATTGAAGTGAACGTGAGCGAGCTCGGCCTGGTGACGCAAGGGGGCAAAGTTATCTGGG gGAAATACGCACAAGTAACAAACAATCCAGAAAATGATGGCTGTATTAACGCAGTTCTGCTCGTCTAA